AGATTATTCTCGTTGCGTGAATACATCTAAGGTATTGACTTTATCTATTTCATCTAAATCCTTTATTCTATATACATCCCTTTCCAATCTTTCTTTTGCAAATTCATAATACGCGCGTACAATTTCAAATCCAATATACTGGCGACCCAGCATTTTGCTAACAACAGCTACTTGTCCTGATCCAAGAAAAGGGTCCAGCACAACGTCATTTTTTGCACTTGAATACAACAATATCTTCCTTATCAGCTCTGCAGGAAGTTTAGTAGGTGTTTTCTGATCTCCTGTCCAATACTCTCTTTTAATGTACCAAACATCTTCCTTATCCTCGTAATGCAGACTTTTCCCGTCATCAGTTTTTTCATCTTTACCGAACCTAGAATAAGGAAAGAATTTTCTTTTCTCATCGTCCTTACATACGTAAAGACAGTGATAATGTGAGGTAACATATTTTCGCTCAGTCACGACGCCAAACTGATACTTCCATATGATATGATTAACTGTAACAAATCCAACGTCGTCAATAGCATTTAGAATATCCTTAAGATTATTCCATCCTGAAAATACATACATACTTCCAGATTCCTTCAAAACTCTATAGCATTCTTTCATCCAGTCCATTGTAAACTTATAGTATTTTTCCTGTGGAATTTCGCTATAGCCTTCTAAGACTCTTGAATGAGTTCTATGGTAATTACTTCGCTTTGCTTTAAACTGTATTGCAAATGGAGGATCGGTTACAACGAGATCTATTGTATTGGTTGGAATTAATTTCATGGCTTTGATGCAGTCCATATTGTAAATTTTATTGAACGACAGGCTATGCATATAGGAGCTAGCCAGTTAGTGGTATATATTGAATATCATCTCGTAGTTACGATACGGATTTGACCATTAGCCTCTATGGTCGATCAATCTTTTCAAGAATATGTAGAGAAAGACGTTGGTACGTAATAATAACAATTTTTGGCCAATATCTAATAGATTGTTAAGAACCGTAAAGGTTATTGACCAGTTAGTGCGTGCCATTCAGAGTGTTGATGCTTATCACTAATTATAGCACCGCAAATCTTACATTCATAGATCTCTGCGTCACCAAAACGAATATTACGATACTGTAATGATTCCATACCTCTTTATGCTACATGAAGACTTTTAAACGATCTTCAACCAAGATTTACATTCTGCAAGAAATTGGATCAAATCTTTGTTATTATATGCAGCCAGAATTGTAAGAATCTCCGTGTCTACCTATTATATTGGGAAAAATATATTTTCGTTTCAATAACAAGAAATCTGAATAATGTATGAATTACTAATCATATTCATCAGTTAAAATTAATTCATACTCTAATGCATTGATAGAGATGTATGTCATGCTTCATACCCTTAGCGCGTTACCTTTACATCTCTTCAACAGACAAGCAGAATTACTATGCGCTATATTATCAGACAATTTGGGGAGAATCTGCATTGGAGATACTTTGCTGTAATTCTGTTGTCAACTATGTTTTTGTCTTCAAGCACCACATAATAGCGTATTGTTCAGGCGAATTTTCGCTATAGACATCTTCAGGTTAAGTTATAGCAAGGGACCATGTCGACGACCTAACCACCAGTCATCTTCGCAAACTTTGCATTGCTATTTTTCATTTGGGTTATATAATCTAAATTACTTAATGCTATAATCGCAGATTCTCTGACCTCTTCGCTCTTATCATTCAGTGCCTTGTTCAAAATATCCCTAGCTTCCTGCGAACCGATAACTCCTAGTGCAACTGCTGCTTCATGCCTGACAAATGGATTATCGTCAATTTCTACAGCCTTCATTAATGCTGGAATTGCCTTACGAAAGCCCATCTGACCTAAAGAGAAGGCAGCCTCATGCCTCACAAGACCGTCAGGATCATTTAGTAAGACATCGCTTATGTTATCTAGGGCATCTTCTCCAGCTATATCTGCAAGGATGCATACAGCTCTAGTTCGTATAACATAATCCTCATGTTTAAGCATCTTTCGAAAATATTCAATATTCTTCCTTTCAAATTCTCCTTCCATCTCCTCCAGAATCGAAAGACGTTTGTCAGACTTTATATATTGCACAGACCCAGATCTAGCATAGAAGTTAATATTTGTTAGGGTTATCATAAAAAATTAAAGTTGTCGAACTTTCAATCTAGACAGCTAGAACCGCTGTCAATCAATTCTGTTTTTATTATTACATTGATCAATGCTAAGAATTAGACAAATATCACGCTTCCACAAATACAGTGACTGCCCTTACTGGTGATAAAGGCACAGGATTTTCGATGTCTTTCCATACAAATATTTCTAACAGGTAATCTCCGTCTACTGGCAGCTTCCATGGTTGCACAACTTCTAATGTTGCTTTTGCAGGTATCTCTAGTTCGAGCAATGTAAGCAAAACGGTAATTCCAGCCGCATCTTTAACCTGCACTACATATGCAATAGATTGCGTTCTAAGCTGGTTATTCGTTACAGAATTTTGGATCAGCACTAATTGTCCTGCTTTAATATTATACAAACGATCCCCTGATCCATCTACTATTTCCGGTTCAGAAGCAGGAACTCTTTCCAGAGGAAGTAGATCTGTCTGTAGTTGTCTGCCATTAGCATATGCTGTACGAATAAGCTCATTAAACGCTTCACCAGGCTTAGCTACGTATATGGGATTGCTGTTGGGAAGTACCAAGAAACTTTCGTCGGAAGTTTGAGGTAATAGAGTACTTACGTGATAATACTGCACACCCATATTACCTCTATTGTCGCTCCATTGGAACTGAATTCCGTACACAGATAGTCCTTTCAGCATATGCTTCTTCTCGTCAAAACTGCCAATGATCCATTGCATAGGTGAATATGCTAACCAGACGCTATTCACAAATTCTCTATCATCCATCATCAGTTCAAGTTCTTTGGAGAAATCTACGATCACAAACTTATCAGGAGGAGATTTAGCAAACGCACTCGGAACAAAGCTTGTTGCCAGCATAATAGCTATACCCATGCTGAAAAATGTCTTTTTCGCTAAGTAGAACATCTAATAATTTTTCTTCAATCGCATATTTAAAGATGTTTATAATATCAGTGGTCGTTCATGAGCAAGATTTGTTAATCAGTTAATATTTAGAGAACTTGCGCTACGATTTTATATAATGGAATTACTGCTATCGCCATGGGCAACGTAGCTTTAGAATATTATGAAAGGAAGTTTGGAAACGATATACAAAAGACATTTGTTCATCTGGTAAGGGAAATAGGAGAAATTGCACTGGCAATAGAGAGGAACAATACGGAATTGGCCAAGATGGAGATAACAGAGTCAGTTGCATTGCTACAATTCATGGCAACTAAGTATGGCTTTGATATTCAATCAAATATAGACAGTGTGTATACGAAGAAACTCGCGCAAAAGTGAATAGGGTTAATATATAGTCATCAAGATAAGAGCGGTAAATGAAGATTTTGTCAACTGTTTTACTTGTAAGCGTATTACTTTTTTCCTTTGCAACCAATACATTTTCACAGGTAGAAGTAAAGCCAAGCGATAACATAATCATTGATGCTCCAATGCAGATCAACTTGGTTATGATAGGTGATACGTGGTCTATGGAAGATCAGAAGAATATCCTTGACAGACTCGTCAAGTCTTATAGGCCAAACATAGCCTATGAAAATAGAACTGCGGGCGTTAACTATACCTATAGGTATGTTTTCACCAACATGACCTCAGAAAAATCTAACGAATTATTTGCGTACATGAATACAGTTGCTGTAGAAAATACGATGCCAGAGTTCATAGCTGAATGGATTAGAGTTTCACATCCTGAACTGGTTAGACCTGACAGGCAAACGTACAAGATGGTTAGTGCATTTGCAATAGAGTCTTGGTTATCAAAATTGGAACGAGAGCAGGGTTACACCATATATTTTCTTAAACCGTCAACGGATCAAGTAGGTTATTTCCATACTTACCGCACTGCGATGAAGGATCCCGATACTGGCAGAGAGTTCGTACAGGAGGGAATGATGGGTTTTGGAGGCAAATATCGGTTCTATTTTATAGATCTTACAGCTGGCCCATGGTTTTACCCATATGTACCAACATCTGACGGGAAGTTCATAGGTCAGTTTCATAAAAACATCAATGACATTAGGACAGAAGACGAGTACTATGCATTTATAGCTGGTTACGTGAACGATGCAATAATGTTGCTGTTTACACCTAGTTACCTGTATTCTCCGGTTTATAAGTTAAATCATAAGATCGATATCTTTCTGATAGATATGACAGCGGGTCGTGTGTTTCATGATGTATCAGGCAAGTTCATCAACAAAAGTACTATAGAGACTGCTTTTGCAAAACTTATCCCATATGCAAAATGGAGCAGCGATATACAAGGGCATAGTTTTGACTCACTACCAAGAGAGCTGCAGCGAGCGGTACTTCGGTCACTTACATTTAAGAGTGTTGTGGGTGGTGGTGATATAATACTTGTGAGAAGTGCAGATCTCATAGCAGAACTCAACAAATGGGTTACAAGTAACCTTTCAAGCGAGCAGTTAGCAGCTGCGGAAAAATCTGCTTTGCAAACCGTATTTGTACCAGTGGTGTTGTTTGTTTTCGACAAAGAAGCATATGTTGACAAGGAAGCGGTTCTTGGTACTGCTGTTCCAGATCCGTCTGATAAAACTATTCCATGTTGTGCAGTAGTAGCTGTGGACAAGCATGTGCTATTTGATATAGGCACAGGATTATCTATAGTAACAATTCATGAGATGGGCCACGTGTTAGGATTAAGACATCCACACGATGGCTATGGGCCTAATGGTGAATTCAGTAACTGGTTTTTTGACTGGTCATATACACCTCTAACTTACTCCTCTCCGTCAGGTCTTGGATGTGGACTTGGTCATGCATGTGGTTTGATAGTAACTGAATTCGGTCAGTTCAACTATGACGCTTTGGATCGTGGCATGGTGCTATATCTTATGAATCAAGCACAGAAAAACATTCGTGATGTGCTTTTGAAAATAGAGCATAAAGGTTTCCTAAATGACATACCATCGGCTATATCATCAAGACTGTCTATCATAGAACAAGATATGCAAAAGGCTAAGGACTACTTTGTGAGCATGACATACTTCAATCACAATTCATACAAGGGTACGAGCAGCATAATGGATCCGATGGATGATGCGTTTGACTATGCCTTGCGAGCTGTAATAACATCTGAAGAGCTTTTTGACGCCTTAGAGGCATTGAAGAAAGAAATTACGGGGATCGATACTTTAACCGTAGGACAACCTACATTGGTTGACGCTTCAGGAAACATGCTGACAAACGTTGAAGTTGGCAAATCTGTAGGCATACGTGCACAGATTTTTAATAATGCTAACGAAGTAGTTACAGTTACATACATCGTACAGCTAAAGGACAGCAACGGTGTCACTGTTTTTATTACTTGGCTTGATGGAATCTCTGTATCTGGCTTGATAGAATCTTCTATATTTTGGACGCCGGATATAGAAGGTGAGTACAAAGCAGAGATATTTGTATGGAAAAATTTGTCGGATCCCGTACCCTTTGCACCCATTACAGTCATGAATATAGCGGTTAACGCATTGTAACGATAATATATTAAAAGCCTGCTTACCCTGTATTTAATATGGCAAAGGTCCTTTATTGGCACCTTACACCCCAAGAAGTTAGCGAAACTCCCTATCCTACTGAAAAGCTGATACATTGGGAAGTGAGATGCGGTTTTTCAGAGGAATCGTACATCAGCATTTACTGGTTCAAGGTAGGTATCCCATATGATAAGGAACCTATCAATGGTGTCGCAATGTATACGGTGGAATGTAGCAAAGAAGTTTCTGCCGCTTTGGAAGAATACTTGTCTAAAACCATTGGGGGCAATATGGTGAAGCGTGGTCACAGAGCATTCTTTGCAGGTGCAAATGTGGCACGTGATAACAAGTCGCTATCTGATTTTGCTAAAAAACTTGTGGCAAAGTTCAATGCCGGCGGAGAGATATGGCTTGAGTTTGATGGTCTTACAGACCAGGAAGCGCAAACACTTTTTCCAGAAAAGGCAGTCCCGATAGCCAACTAGATATATGAGAATTTGCTTATGTTACATAAGGATGAGTGACGAAAGAGAGCTTAGGGAACATCTCGAAGAGCTTAGAAAGAGAATAATCAGAATTGTTATCGCTATATCAATAATAACAGCGGTAGTTTTGACTTTTGGTGTAAAGGAATTTGAGGTAAACGGCTCGAGTTTCTGGATGCTTTACCCAGAACCATTTGAGAACATAGCTATGCAGATAACATTCGCAATGAAGGAGACGCTTCTTCCCGAGCAGGTTGAGCTTATTCAGATCGCACCTGGACAGGCGTTCTTTGCACAGTTCTACGTTGCTGTATTGTTAGGAATGATATTTGGTATGCCGGTCATTGCCAGAGAGCTTGCAGCATTCCTAAGCCCAGCGTTACATCCTACAGAAAGAGAAACTATCAAGAAAATAACCTTGCCCTCTATCAGTCTTTTTGCTGCAGGCTGCATATTTGCATATCTCGTAGTTGTACCATACGTATTGAATTTCTTGTACATGTATGGTGAATCGATAGGAGTTCAAACATTACTTAACATAACGGAATTCGTATCATTCACGATGCAGTTCATGGTGGCATTTGGTCTCTCCTTTCAACTGCCAATAGTAATGTGGGCTGTCAGCAAAGCAGAAATGGTTGAGCCTAAATTCTGGAGGGAAAACCTTCGCTATGCAATCCTAGTACTTGTTATCTTTGGAGCGGTAATAACACCAGATGGGAGCGGTATTACGATGTGGTTTGTAGCGATGCCCATGCTTCTTCTATATGTCTTGGGGATGCTTTTGGTCGAGTCGAAGATGCGAAAAGTTGCAGAACTAAAGCCTTGAC
The Nitrososphaerales archaeon genome window above contains:
- a CDS encoding site-specific DNA-methyltransferase codes for the protein MHSLSFNKIYNMDCIKAMKLIPTNTIDLVVTDPPFAIQFKAKRSNYHRTHSRVLEGYSEIPQEKYYKFTMDWMKECYRVLKESGSMYVFSGWNNLKDILNAIDDVGFVTVNHIIWKYQFGVVTERKYVTSHYHCLYVCKDDEKRKFFPYSRFGKDEKTDDGKSLHYEDKEDVWYIKREYWTGDQKTPTKLPAELIRKILLYSSAKNDVVLDPFLGSGQVAVVSKMLGRQYIGFEIVRAYYEFAKERLERDVYRIKDLDEIDKVNTLDVFTQRE
- a CDS encoding HEAT repeat domain-containing protein; translation: MQYIKSDKRLSILEEMEGEFERKNIEYFRKMLKHEDYVIRTRAVCILADIAGEDALDNISDVLLNDPDGLVRHEAAFSLGQMGFRKAIPALMKAVEIDDNPFVRHEAAVALGVIGSQEARDILNKALNDKSEEVRESAIIALSNLDYITQMKNSNAKFAKMTGG
- the tatC gene encoding twin-arginine translocase subunit TatC produces the protein MSDERELREHLEELRKRIIRIVIAISIITAVVLTFGVKEFEVNGSSFWMLYPEPFENIAMQITFAMKETLLPEQVELIQIAPGQAFFAQFYVAVLLGMIFGMPVIARELAAFLSPALHPTERETIKKITLPSISLFAAGCIFAYLVVVPYVLNFLYMYGESIGVQTLLNITEFVSFTMQFMVAFGLSFQLPIVMWAVSKAEMVEPKFWRENLRYAILVLVIFGAVITPDGSGITMWFVAMPMLLLYVLGMLLVESKMRKVAELKP